One Sphingobacteruim zhuxiongii DNA window includes the following coding sequences:
- a CDS encoding TonB-dependent receptor, with product MPIIGHGQDKKVDIGGRIRDAISIEPLIGVIVTAYLDDPVQVLAYATSDVEGKYHMRIPHGLKVRIKFSLLGYATQTISLEHSAIASVIFLEKEVISLQEIKIKLPKITHTKDTIRYQVDQFAGGMDRSIGDVLKKLPGIEVSDNGQIMYNGVAINRFYIEGKNLLDNQYGLAVENINFSDVNQVEVLENHQPVKVLEDIYGSDRAAINIKLKDKSKMKWIGNVSAGLGFSPLLGDMSTHTLNVSADWQSINTLKANNSGTNITKEVKQFSVEDLIDSKGKFPTWADPLQMQFTPPNLRESRYYFNESVLANSKSIWDLKKDLTAKATIEFTRDELENKMAASRTYLATDSIFHFLEHSTHRSTPNSFRLSFNLNSNIEKQFLDNTLSVSLQKEGMDVGIGGTTTNEQEGNIRRYQISNDFDFIKQFAGQKWKVRSSSLLDLYSLRGSVSYPEISAISQKAKRNSFYQDASVGTILPLKGWSFENKLGVKLNFQDMDSDLEGVIGMIGAKQGHYINELSLNLTDLYYEGILALKKEGSNMRIQFPLRYSSVAMRRKNSLGRHHEAFLLAEPSISYSRDLTTGLTLHLRASMDNEVVSDPIQYLDEPILRNYRFFTSGSDSIARNRRLSSSLGLSYRDPIAAIFGHVNMRYANNTNGLLSANRFEGPIVVREFFLSSNRGSMFNISGKIGKGFFESNTSVSLQVQYSSNSSTFEQNGQMLRQSLRSIYFNPILTTAPFSWSSLDYSGKLSYRRFGTANGWQADPSLSWINSLTLTCIPSSKIRLYTSYEYLHNEIDKDSRVQQQFLDFGARFKWRHNLELDLKGSNILNERSFGHTQFTDASINSVYYSLRPANYLCSVYYNF from the coding sequence GTGCCCATAATTGGTCATGGACAGGATAAAAAAGTGGATATCGGTGGTAGGATTCGGGATGCAATAAGCATAGAACCTCTCATCGGAGTGATTGTTACCGCCTATCTTGATGATCCGGTTCAGGTGCTCGCCTATGCTACATCGGATGTTGAAGGTAAATATCATATGCGTATACCGCATGGTCTAAAGGTGAGAATTAAGTTTTCACTGTTGGGGTATGCCACGCAGACTATAAGCCTTGAGCATTCGGCAATAGCAAGTGTGATTTTCCTAGAAAAGGAGGTAATTAGTCTCCAAGAAATTAAAATTAAACTTCCGAAAATAACGCATACGAAAGATACGATACGCTATCAAGTTGATCAGTTTGCTGGAGGAATGGATCGTTCGATTGGTGATGTGCTAAAAAAGCTGCCCGGTATAGAGGTCAGTGATAACGGGCAGATCATGTATAACGGTGTGGCAATTAATCGTTTTTATATAGAAGGTAAGAACCTTCTGGACAATCAATATGGATTGGCGGTTGAGAACATCAATTTTTCAGACGTTAACCAAGTGGAGGTTTTAGAGAACCATCAACCGGTTAAAGTGTTGGAAGATATCTACGGCTCTGATCGTGCGGCCATCAATATCAAGTTGAAGGATAAATCAAAGATGAAATGGATCGGCAACGTTTCTGCAGGTTTAGGGTTTAGCCCACTGTTAGGGGACATGTCTACGCATACGCTGAACGTTTCGGCAGACTGGCAATCGATCAATACGCTAAAGGCTAATAACTCAGGAACGAATATAACGAAGGAAGTCAAACAGTTTAGTGTAGAAGACCTAATAGATAGTAAAGGGAAGTTTCCGACATGGGCGGATCCCTTACAGATGCAGTTCACGCCGCCAAACCTACGAGAATCCCGTTATTATTTCAACGAATCTGTATTGGCAAATTCCAAATCAATTTGGGATTTGAAAAAGGACTTGACGGCAAAGGCTACTATTGAGTTTACACGTGACGAGCTGGAGAACAAAATGGCTGCATCGAGGACATACCTAGCGACTGATAGCATTTTTCATTTTTTGGAGCATTCGACACATCGCTCAACACCCAACAGCTTCCGACTTTCTTTTAACCTCAACAGTAACATTGAGAAGCAATTCCTAGATAATACGCTCTCTGTTAGCCTGCAAAAAGAAGGTATGGATGTTGGTATAGGGGGAACTACAACGAATGAACAGGAAGGAAATATTAGACGTTACCAAATTAGTAATGACTTTGATTTTATCAAACAATTTGCAGGGCAAAAATGGAAGGTTCGGTCTTCGTCTTTACTTGATTTATATAGTTTAAGAGGGTCGGTTTCATACCCTGAGATTAGCGCCATTTCACAGAAGGCGAAGAGAAATTCCTTTTACCAAGATGCTTCGGTAGGCACTATTTTGCCATTGAAAGGTTGGTCTTTTGAAAATAAGCTGGGGGTAAAATTGAACTTTCAGGATATGGACTCTGATCTCGAAGGAGTTATCGGTATGATTGGTGCAAAGCAAGGGCATTATATCAATGAACTAAGTTTAAATCTTACGGATCTCTATTACGAAGGAATTTTGGCATTAAAGAAAGAGGGTAGTAACATGCGCATTCAATTCCCCTTACGTTATTCTTCGGTCGCAATGAGGCGGAAAAATAGCCTGGGTCGCCATCATGAGGCCTTTCTATTGGCTGAGCCCTCGATCAGCTATAGTCGAGATTTGACCACAGGGCTGACACTGCACTTGCGCGCTTCGATGGACAACGAAGTTGTTTCCGACCCGATACAATACCTTGACGAGCCAATTTTGCGTAATTATCGGTTCTTTACTTCTGGGAGTGATTCCATCGCACGGAATCGCCGTCTGAGCTCTTCGCTTGGGTTGAGTTATCGCGATCCAATAGCGGCAATTTTTGGCCATGTTAACATGAGATATGCGAATAATACTAACGGTTTACTTTCCGCGAATCGCTTTGAGGGTCCGATTGTCGTGCGGGAATTCTTTTTAAGTAGTAATAGGGGATCCATGTTTAATATTTCAGGTAAGATTGGCAAAGGTTTTTTTGAGTCCAATACGTCTGTATCGCTGCAGGTTCAGTATTCTTCAAATAGTTCAACATTTGAACAGAATGGGCAAATGCTACGGCAGTCTTTGCGCTCTATTTATTTTAACCCGATATTAACGACTGCACCGTTTTCATGGTCAAGTCTAGATTATAGCGGGAAGCTGTCGTATCGTCGTTTTGGCACTGCCAATGGCTGGCAGGCGGATCCCAGCTTGTCTTGGATAAATAGTCTGACGTTGACTTGTATCCCTTCTTCGAAAATTCGGTTGTATACTAGTTATGAATACCTACACAATGAAATTGACAAAGATAGTCGAGTGCAGCAACAATTTTTGGATTTTGGTGCGCGCTTCAAGTGGCGACATAATCTGGAATTGGATTTGAAGGGGTCAAATATTCTTAATGAACGTTCGTTTGGGCATACACAGTTTACGGACGCTTCTATCAATTCGGTATATTATAGCTTGCGTCCCGCAAATTATCTTTGTTCAGTGTATTATAATTTTTAA
- a CDS encoding GLPGLI family protein, with protein sequence MKSIFFSVLLLFGIHSLRIHAQELGTANYRCTYKLSYSNDPNQVAKKTEDFMILEMGPTSSAFYSYHTFRVDSAIKSDLAHGVPAMEMLASHSKYGRKGVDYQIFKDKRLAKTITVDKLAIQNFKYEEPLHAMKWEILNENSNLLGYEVRKAVCSFSGRDYEAWYAPAIAFDNGPWKFGGLPGLILKINDSKNEFSFELTGFQSLNPVKTLNIPEKKVTEINKLEFLKRQDRLNRKPYEYLRTQMGIQIKPLDDAAKANFDKVRPYNPMELN encoded by the coding sequence ATGAAAAGTATCTTTTTTTCCGTTCTCCTGCTATTTGGCATCCATTCGTTGCGGATTCACGCACAAGAGCTTGGGACTGCCAACTATAGATGCACGTATAAGTTGAGCTATAGTAACGATCCTAATCAGGTAGCAAAGAAAACCGAAGATTTCATGATATTGGAAATGGGGCCTACATCTTCGGCATTTTATAGTTACCATACCTTTCGAGTTGATTCCGCTATTAAAAGTGACTTAGCTCATGGTGTACCGGCTATGGAAATGTTGGCCAGCCATTCTAAATATGGTAGAAAGGGTGTAGATTACCAAATATTTAAAGATAAGCGCTTGGCAAAAACTATTACAGTGGATAAACTCGCTATTCAAAATTTTAAGTATGAAGAACCTTTACATGCAATGAAATGGGAGATTCTAAATGAAAATTCTAACTTGTTGGGTTATGAGGTCAGGAAAGCAGTTTGTTCATTTTCTGGTCGCGATTACGAAGCTTGGTATGCACCAGCAATTGCTTTCGATAATGGTCCTTGGAAATTCGGCGGGCTTCCTGGACTTATCTTGAAAATAAACGATTCAAAGAATGAGTTTTCGTTCGAATTGACAGGCTTTCAGTCTTTGAACCCGGTCAAAACGCTGAATATTCCTGAAAAAAAGGTCACGGAAATTAACAAACTGGAGTTTCTCAAGCGGCAAGATCGTTTAAATAGAAAACCCTACGAGTATTTGAGGACACAGATGGGGATACAGATTAAGCCGCTGGACGATGCTGCTAAGGCAAATTTTGATAAAGTACGTCCATACAATCCTATGGAGTTGAACTAA
- the cmk gene encoding (d)CMP kinase: MKKGNFVIAIDGFSSCGKSTVAKALAKQLNFVFVDSGAMYRAVTLYFQRHQISLTDDAAIAQAIQDIHIDLVPQADKIQVLLNGEDISDAIRTMEVSEYVSEVSAIKAVRKAMVKQQQALGAKRNIVMDGRDIGTTVFPHADLKIFMTASPQVRAERRFAELTAKGEQLTMEEVKDNLAHRDHIDSTREESPLRQAEDAIVLDNSELNQEEQLAFVVDLVKSRMEKV; the protein is encoded by the coding sequence ATGAAGAAGGGCAATTTTGTCATTGCAATTGATGGCTTCTCATCTTGTGGCAAAAGTACCGTTGCGAAGGCATTAGCAAAGCAGTTAAACTTTGTATTTGTTGATAGTGGTGCGATGTATCGGGCAGTGACGCTTTACTTTCAACGCCATCAGATTAGTTTAACAGATGATGCTGCCATCGCACAAGCAATTCAAGATATTCACATCGATTTAGTGCCGCAAGCGGATAAGATTCAAGTACTATTGAACGGTGAGGATATATCTGATGCTATCCGTACAATGGAGGTTTCCGAGTACGTTAGCGAGGTGAGTGCTATAAAGGCTGTGCGCAAAGCTATGGTGAAGCAGCAGCAAGCATTAGGTGCTAAGCGTAATATAGTTATGGATGGTCGTGATATTGGTACCACCGTCTTTCCACATGCGGATTTAAAGATCTTTATGACTGCAAGTCCACAGGTTCGTGCAGAGCGTCGCTTTGCAGAGCTTACCGCAAAGGGCGAGCAATTGACAATGGAAGAGGTGAAAGATAATCTAGCACATCGTGATCATATTGATAGCACACGTGAAGAGAGTCCACTGCGCCAAGCGGAAGATGCTATAGTGCTGGATAATAGTGAACTGAATCAAGAAGAACAACTCGCATTTGTGGTTGACTTAGTCAAATCGCGAATGGAGAAAGTATAA
- the topA gene encoding type I DNA topoisomerase translates to MAKNLLIVESPAKAKTIEGYLGKDFLVKSSYGHIRDLVKTDDAIDTDNNFQQKYEVPADKKAIVSELKKLAKSAETVWLASDEDREGEAISWHLFETLGLKDENTKRIVFHEITKPAILKAIESPRKIDYNLVNAQQARRVLDRLVGFELSPVLWKKVKPSLSAGRVQSVAVRLIVEREREINRFEAEASYKVVAIFNTGKGKEQLKAELPQRFQTSAEAEQFLKDCVSANFKVGNLETKPSKRTPAAPFTTSTLQQEASRKLGFSVARTMQVAQRLYEAGRITYMRTDSVNLSDTALQAARAEITSAYGDHYHKQRQYRTKSAGAQEAHEAIRPTYFNEHSIEGDNSERRLYELIWKRSIASQMSEAEFEKTTAKINVSTRSEDFVATGEVLKFDGFLKVYMESTDDEDQEGFDDADSDNKLLPPLSVGQDLQLKNMQATERFSRASARFTEASLVKKLEELGIGRPSTYAPTISTIQNRGYVVKEDRDGKERIYEVISLENGLVSSVKKTEITGAERSKLFPTDIGVLVNDFLVQHFKDIVDYNFTATVEKEFDEIAQGYKEWTDMLSNFYGPFHSEVQDTLENADRATHERELGVDPVSGKPISVRVGRFGPLVQIGSADDEEKPRFASLRKGQMIETITFEEALDLFNLPKKVGAFEEKEMTVAIGRFGPYIRHNSSFYSLPKGVDPLDVTEEQAIEIIVEKRQKDKDKIIRVFEENDEARIENGRWGPFVRFGKQNLKIPKGTEVENISYADVLKWAEEDSKGSTGKKTTRATKTTKAAKPAARAKKK, encoded by the coding sequence ATGGCGAAAAATCTATTGATAGTCGAGTCTCCGGCAAAAGCAAAAACAATTGAGGGGTATTTAGGGAAGGATTTTCTAGTGAAATCCAGCTATGGTCATATCAGAGATTTGGTAAAGACTGATGATGCGATTGATACGGATAACAACTTTCAGCAGAAGTATGAAGTGCCTGCCGACAAGAAAGCGATTGTCAGTGAATTGAAGAAATTAGCGAAATCTGCAGAGACAGTATGGTTAGCGTCCGATGAGGACCGCGAGGGGGAAGCGATATCATGGCACCTCTTTGAGACCTTAGGTCTTAAAGATGAGAATACCAAGCGTATTGTATTTCATGAGATTACCAAGCCAGCGATTTTAAAAGCCATTGAATCGCCTAGAAAGATAGATTATAACTTAGTAAACGCACAACAAGCACGCCGTGTATTAGATAGATTAGTAGGTTTTGAGCTTTCTCCAGTTCTTTGGAAAAAGGTAAAACCGTCTTTATCAGCGGGTCGTGTGCAATCTGTTGCCGTTCGATTAATCGTTGAGCGCGAGCGCGAAATAAATAGATTTGAAGCAGAGGCATCTTATAAAGTTGTCGCTATATTTAATACAGGTAAAGGAAAAGAGCAATTAAAAGCAGAATTGCCGCAGCGTTTCCAAACATCAGCAGAAGCAGAGCAATTTCTTAAGGACTGCGTTTCTGCGAACTTTAAGGTAGGAAACTTAGAAACAAAGCCTTCAAAAAGAACGCCTGCTGCTCCATTCACCACTTCTACATTACAGCAGGAAGCCAGCAGAAAGCTAGGCTTTTCTGTAGCGCGTACGATGCAAGTCGCACAACGTTTATATGAGGCAGGACGTATTACCTATATGCGTACAGACTCTGTGAACCTCTCAGACACGGCATTACAAGCTGCGAGAGCGGAGATTACTAGTGCGTATGGGGATCATTACCATAAACAAAGACAATACCGTACGAAGAGCGCAGGAGCCCAAGAGGCCCACGAGGCGATTCGTCCAACATACTTCAATGAGCACTCTATTGAAGGCGATAATTCAGAGCGTAGATTATATGAGTTAATCTGGAAGCGTTCGATTGCGTCTCAAATGAGTGAAGCAGAGTTTGAGAAAACAACCGCAAAGATCAATGTTTCTACGCGTTCGGAAGATTTTGTAGCGACTGGAGAGGTTTTGAAATTTGATGGTTTCTTAAAAGTTTACATGGAGTCTACCGATGATGAGGATCAAGAAGGATTTGATGACGCGGATTCGGATAACAAGTTATTACCTCCATTAAGCGTTGGTCAAGACTTGCAATTGAAGAATATGCAAGCGACAGAACGTTTCTCACGTGCTTCAGCACGTTTTACTGAGGCTTCTTTGGTTAAGAAACTAGAGGAATTGGGTATTGGTAGACCTTCTACTTATGCGCCAACGATCTCTACGATTCAAAATAGAGGCTACGTGGTTAAAGAAGACCGTGATGGTAAAGAGCGCATTTATGAGGTGATAAGCTTAGAAAATGGCTTAGTCTCTAGTGTAAAGAAGACAGAAATTACTGGTGCTGAACGCAGCAAGCTATTCCCAACAGACATTGGTGTCTTGGTGAACGACTTCTTAGTTCAACACTTTAAAGATATCGTTGATTACAACTTTACGGCTACCGTAGAGAAGGAATTTGATGAGATTGCACAAGGTTATAAGGAGTGGACAGATATGCTGTCAAATTTCTATGGACCTTTCCACTCGGAAGTGCAAGATACTTTAGAGAATGCCGATCGTGCGACACATGAGCGTGAACTAGGTGTAGATCCTGTTTCAGGTAAGCCTATCTCTGTTCGTGTAGGACGTTTTGGACCATTGGTTCAAATTGGATCTGCAGATGATGAAGAAAAACCACGTTTTGCATCGCTCCGTAAAGGTCAAATGATTGAGACCATCACTTTTGAAGAAGCATTAGACCTATTTAATCTGCCGAAGAAAGTAGGTGCATTCGAAGAGAAAGAGATGACTGTTGCAATTGGTCGTTTTGGGCCATATATTCGTCATAACAGCAGCTTCTATTCCTTACCAAAAGGAGTGGATCCATTGGATGTAACGGAAGAGCAGGCGATTGAGATTATTGTCGAGAAGCGTCAAAAGGATAAGGATAAGATTATCAGAGTCTTCGAAGAGAATGATGAAGCAAGAATTGAGAACGGAAGATGGGGTCCATTTGTACGTTTCGGGAAGCAAAATCTAAAGATTCCTAAGGGCACGGAAGTGGAAAACATCAGCTATGCGGATGTCTTGAAATGGGCAGAAGAGGATAGTAAAGGTTCCACTGGAAAGAAGACAACGAGAGCAACAAAAACAACAAAGGCGGCAAAACCAGCAGCTCGAGCAAAGAAGAAGTAA
- a CDS encoding UbiA-like polyprenyltransferase, with the protein MKKYMSLVLFAHSIFALPFAIIGFFLAITTTAYKFDWKLFALMLVCMVTARNAAMAFNRYLDRDIDALNPRTAVRDIPAGRISAKQALTFTIINCLIFMVACYFINAMCLVLAPVALFVVLFYSYMKRISPLCHLVLGLGLGLAPVGAYLAVTGQFSIVPIFYGLAVLTWVSGFDIIYALQDEEFDRENGLNSIPANFGGAKALRISEGLHVLSFIFVSLPVFFMPTGWFYYIGLVFYGSLLIYQHRIVSPTDLSRVDRAFMTTNGIASVVFMVFYLLDITFI; encoded by the coding sequence ATGAAGAAGTATATGTCCTTAGTGCTATTTGCACACAGTATTTTTGCACTTCCATTTGCTATTATCGGTTTTTTCTTAGCTATTACAACGACAGCCTATAAGTTCGACTGGAAGCTTTTCGCTTTAATGTTGGTTTGTATGGTGACGGCACGTAATGCTGCCATGGCATTTAACCGATATTTAGATCGTGATATCGATGCGTTGAATCCCCGTACGGCCGTTCGGGATATTCCAGCCGGTCGTATTTCCGCTAAACAAGCATTGACATTTACGATTATCAACTGCTTGATATTCATGGTTGCTTGTTATTTTATTAATGCAATGTGTTTGGTGTTAGCACCAGTAGCGCTGTTTGTAGTTTTATTCTATTCCTATATGAAGCGGATATCACCGCTCTGCCATTTGGTATTGGGTTTAGGATTGGGCTTGGCACCAGTTGGTGCTTACCTCGCTGTTACAGGTCAATTTAGTATAGTACCAATTTTTTATGGATTAGCGGTATTGACTTGGGTGAGTGGTTTTGATATTATTTATGCCTTACAAGATGAGGAGTTCGATCGGGAGAATGGGTTAAATTCTATTCCTGCGAATTTCGGTGGCGCAAAGGCGCTACGAATCTCTGAAGGGCTGCATGTGCTATCGTTTATATTTGTGAGCCTTCCTGTATTTTTTATGCCTACCGGATGGTTCTATTATATAGGATTAGTATTTTATGGTAGTTTATTGATCTACCAACATCGAATAGTGAGTCCTACTGATTTAAGTAGGGTAGATCGGGCGTTTATGACGACGAATGGTATTGCCTCAGTGGTTTTTATGGTCTTTTATTTACTTGATATTACCTTTATATAA
- the yihA gene encoding ribosome biogenesis GTP-binding protein YihA/YsxC, giving the protein MIVKDAEFICSNTEIDKLPIANLPEYAFIGRSNVGKSSLINAMTSRKGLAKTSQKPGKTQLINHFLINKNWYLVDLPGYGFAQTSKKNRGIWEKFIRAYLINRANLQCVFVLIDSRLEPQKNDLDFVFWLGEQGIPFQLVFTKADKQSGVKSDQNIAKFRRALKKWFEELPVHFLTSAESKLGCELVLSNIENINQQFVSPIE; this is encoded by the coding sequence ATGATCGTAAAAGACGCAGAATTTATATGTAGTAATACAGAAATCGATAAACTTCCAATCGCTAATCTTCCGGAATATGCATTTATCGGCCGTTCCAATGTAGGGAAGTCCTCGTTAATCAATGCGATGACGTCTCGAAAAGGTTTAGCGAAGACATCACAGAAACCTGGGAAAACGCAATTAATTAACCATTTTTTGATCAATAAGAATTGGTATTTAGTCGATTTACCGGGTTATGGATTCGCGCAGACATCGAAGAAGAATCGCGGTATTTGGGAGAAATTTATTCGCGCCTACCTCATCAATCGCGCTAATTTACAATGTGTATTTGTATTGATTGATAGTCGATTAGAGCCACAAAAGAATGACTTAGACTTTGTGTTCTGGCTAGGCGAGCAGGGGATCCCTTTCCAATTGGTATTTACCAAAGCGGATAAACAGTCGGGTGTAAAATCAGATCAAAATATAGCGAAGTTCCGAAGAGCGTTAAAGAAATGGTTTGAAGAATTGCCAGTTCACTTCTTAACCTCCGCAGAATCCAAATTAGGTTGTGAACTAGTGCTATCGAATATCGAGAATATTAATCAACAATTTGTATCGCCGATAGAGTAA
- a CDS encoding ABC transporter ATP-binding protein: MLDIRNIVKQYANHRALDDVSLFIPKGKIFGLLGPNGAGKTSLIRIINQITAPDAGEIYFDGQLLSPEHVERIGYLPEERGLYKKMQIGEQMIYLAQLKGLSKSDAKQRLKYWFEKLQIESWWDKKVEDLSKGMQQKVQFVATVLHEPDLIILDEPFSGFDPVNAQIIQDEILELNKKGATIIYSTHRMESVEALCDNIALINKSKKILDGSVREIKNEYRNQTYTITYTSESHGPIPQDELYHIIGHEKLEEEQKLTVRINENKSLNDVLSFLIPQVEIHQIFEIIPSMNDIFISRVTQHN; encoded by the coding sequence ATGCTAGATATTCGAAACATCGTAAAGCAGTATGCAAACCATCGCGCTTTAGACGATGTGTCCTTGTTCATTCCAAAAGGTAAGATATTTGGACTTCTGGGCCCCAATGGTGCTGGGAAAACATCCCTCATCCGTATTATCAATCAGATCACAGCTCCTGACGCTGGCGAAATCTACTTCGATGGACAGCTGCTATCACCCGAGCATGTCGAACGTATCGGCTATCTCCCTGAAGAAAGAGGCTTGTATAAGAAAATGCAAATCGGCGAGCAAATGATCTACCTCGCACAGCTGAAAGGCTTGTCGAAGTCCGATGCCAAACAAAGACTGAAATACTGGTTTGAGAAATTACAAATTGAATCTTGGTGGGATAAAAAAGTTGAAGACCTTAGTAAAGGTATGCAGCAGAAAGTGCAATTTGTAGCAACCGTACTGCATGAACCCGATTTAATTATCCTAGATGAGCCCTTCTCGGGCTTTGACCCAGTGAATGCGCAGATTATTCAAGATGAAATTCTGGAACTCAATAAAAAAGGTGCAACCATTATCTACTCCACACACCGTATGGAATCTGTTGAGGCACTATGTGATAATATCGCGCTGATTAATAAATCAAAGAAAATATTAGACGGTTCAGTTCGCGAAATTAAAAATGAGTATAGAAATCAAACTTATACGATTACCTATACCTCCGAAAGCCACGGCCCAATTCCACAGGATGAACTCTATCATATTATAGGGCATGAAAAGCTGGAAGAAGAGCAAAAACTAACCGTACGTATTAACGAGAACAAAAGCCTTAACGATGTGCTTAGCTTTCTCATCCCGCAAGTGGAGATTCATCAAATCTTTGAAATCATCCCTTCCATGAATGATATATTTATCAGCCGAGTGACTCAACATAACTAA
- a CDS encoding ABC transporter permease, translating to MNKILLIVQREYLSRVKKKSFLLTTFLVPLFFIGLYVGTFLLTQKSFEDSKALVYVLDHTDSVQQQLKSNTQITYATSSEELQRQLKDVKEKGDKTSLLVIPKDFFSSKKIEFLSAGKPNIKIQSEIEDELEKILLAHAYKELNIDAEKIKNIDTKVETSAKEITETGDTKESDTRIAMGIAMGLSILIYLSLFLYGAQVMRGIIEEKSSRIVEVIISSVKPFQLMMGKIIGIGLVGITQFILWIVLTFSLFTIATQTLIDKKDLQNQMMGQSNMKTAELSQSSAIAIDIQTALAGVNLPELLTCFFLFFLLGYMLYSALFAAVGSAVDSETEANQFTMPITMPLLLAYMLSFGVLINDPHGSIATWLSFIPLTSPIAMLVRIPFGVPTWQIILSLVLLFGGFLFTTWAAARIYRVGILMYGKKASIKELIKWFNYKD from the coding sequence ATGAACAAGATATTATTAATTGTACAAAGAGAATATTTAAGTCGCGTTAAGAAGAAATCCTTCTTATTGACCACCTTCTTAGTGCCTTTATTTTTTATTGGCCTCTATGTCGGCACTTTCCTGTTGACCCAAAAGAGTTTTGAAGATTCCAAAGCACTAGTCTATGTGCTGGATCATACCGATTCTGTTCAGCAGCAATTGAAGTCCAATACGCAAATCACCTATGCGACGTCCAGTGAGGAATTACAACGGCAATTGAAGGACGTCAAAGAAAAAGGCGATAAAACAAGTTTGTTGGTTATTCCAAAGGATTTCTTCAGCAGCAAGAAGATCGAATTTCTTTCTGCTGGCAAGCCGAATATTAAGATTCAATCGGAAATCGAAGATGAACTCGAGAAAATTCTATTGGCACATGCGTATAAGGAGTTGAATATTGACGCGGAAAAGATAAAAAATATCGATACCAAGGTCGAAACCTCAGCGAAAGAGATTACAGAAACTGGCGATACCAAAGAAAGCGACACCCGAATTGCGATGGGCATTGCGATGGGACTCTCCATTTTAATCTATCTATCCCTATTCTTGTACGGTGCACAGGTGATGCGCGGCATTATCGAGGAGAAATCATCGCGAATTGTCGAAGTCATTATTTCCTCCGTAAAGCCTTTTCAGTTAATGATGGGTAAGATTATTGGAATAGGTTTAGTCGGTATCACACAGTTTATCCTATGGATTGTCCTAACCTTCAGTCTATTTACAATTGCCACACAGACGCTGATTGATAAAAAGGATCTTCAAAACCAAATGATGGGGCAATCTAACATGAAAACTGCCGAATTATCGCAGTCTAGCGCCATTGCAATAGATATACAAACAGCCTTAGCAGGCGTTAACTTACCGGAATTGTTAACCTGCTTTTTCCTATTCTTTTTATTAGGCTATATGTTGTACAGCGCGCTATTCGCCGCTGTAGGTTCCGCTGTAGACAGCGAAACCGAAGCAAACCAATTTACCATGCCGATTACTATGCCCTTGTTATTAGCGTATATGTTATCGTTTGGCGTGCTGATCAATGATCCACATGGAAGCATTGCCACATGGCTAAGTTTTATACCCCTAACGTCACCAATCGCGATGCTAGTGCGCATACCATTCGGTGTACCGACATGGCAAATTATTCTATCCCTCGTACTCTTATTCGGCGGATTCTTGTTCACCACCTGGGCAGCAGCAAGAATATACCGCGTCGGAATATTAATGTATGGTAAAAAGGCGAGTATCAAAGAATTGATTAAATGGTTTAATTACAAGGATTAA